The following coding sequences are from one uncultured Desulfobacter sp. window:
- a CDS encoding ABC transporter permease gives MKSNKTAVSGSVMSYLVTVWIIVTLNFLLPRMMPGDPFVHLSGDEGEDLPEFTEAQKSYYMEQYGFDDPLAVQYARYLVKLARGDLGASVYFNSPVTAILARRLPWTLGLVTAAVTLSTIIGTFLGVVSAALRHQWADRLLFVGLILISEIPAFLMGLVILFIFGAALDLFPLSGAMSHFTGQMTIMEKTVDIAKHAALPVATLTLARLGGVYLLARNSLVTVLEKDFMVTARAKGLTKIRIFWRHALRNALLPIVTRVFMSLGALVGGAVLVENVFNYPGLGRLLRESVMIQDYPLIQGIFLLVTLAVLSANFMADMIYRRLDPRVGEQVPIKGQRLVKV, from the coding sequence ATCGAATAAAACAGCCGTATCCGGCAGTGTGATGTCATACCTGGTGACGGTGTGGATCATCGTTACCCTGAACTTCCTTTTGCCGCGGATGATGCCGGGCGACCCGTTTGTTCATCTCTCCGGGGATGAAGGGGAAGATCTGCCGGAATTCACCGAGGCTCAAAAGTCGTATTATATGGAACAATACGGATTTGATGATCCTTTAGCGGTCCAGTATGCCCGGTACCTGGTAAAACTTGCCCGGGGGGATCTTGGGGCATCCGTCTATTTTAACAGCCCCGTGACAGCCATTCTGGCCCGGCGGCTGCCATGGACCCTGGGCCTTGTAACGGCAGCCGTAACGCTGTCCACGATCATCGGCACATTCCTGGGCGTGGTGTCGGCGGCCTTGCGCCACCAGTGGGCCGACCGCCTTCTATTTGTCGGCCTGATCCTCATTTCCGAAATTCCGGCCTTTCTCATGGGGCTGGTGATTCTTTTTATCTTTGGGGCTGCCCTGGACCTGTTTCCCCTGTCCGGGGCCATGTCCCATTTCACAGGCCAGATGACGATCATGGAAAAAACGGTCGACATTGCCAAGCATGCGGCATTGCCCGTGGCAACGCTGACCCTGGCCCGCCTGGGCGGCGTTTATCTTCTGGCCAGAAACAGCCTTGTGACTGTTCTGGAAAAGGATTTCATGGTCACGGCCCGGGCCAAGGGGCTGACAAAAATCAGGATATTCTGGCGCCATGCCCTGCGCAACGCCCTGCTGCCCATTGTCACCCGGGTGTTTATGAGCCTTGGGGCGCTGGTGGGCGGGGCCGTCCTGGTGGAAAATGTGTTCAACTATCCGGGATTGGGCAGGCTGCTGCGTGAATCGGTCATGATCCAGGACTATCCGTTGATCCAGGGCATATTCCTTCTGGTGACCCTGGCGGTTTTGTCCGCCAATTTTATGGCGGACATGATCTACCGTCGGCTGGACCCCAGGGTGGGCGAACAAGTACCGATCAAGGGACAACGGCTGGTGAAAGTATGA
- a CDS encoding ABC transporter permease, protein MNVAFLPSLFSRMTPSGRAGAFVLAAVIFLALAAPQVCSHSHRQMSGPALIPPGPEHIMGTDELGVDLWAQICHGARISLIVGIGTALAAGLGGSIAGIVSGYTGGLTDMIIMRMVDVFLVLPDLPVMIVLAAFFGPSLTSIVLVLSCFSWVHTARIVRARVLALKQRQYIRAAELNGASAFYLIRRHFLPEVFPLAAVSMIRLTGRAIVAESGLSFLGLGDPASGSWGLILHHATSFSGIYYTRFWQWWLVFPWLALTLMVLSLALVSRDMEKIADPRLGERS, encoded by the coding sequence ATGAATGTTGCTTTTTTGCCCAGCCTTTTTTCCCGGATGACCCCTTCGGGCCGGGCCGGCGCGTTTGTCCTGGCTGCCGTCATCTTCCTGGCCCTGGCTGCCCCCCAGGTCTGTTCCCATTCCCACCGGCAGATGTCAGGCCCGGCACTGATTCCGCCGGGCCCGGAACATATCATGGGGACGGACGAACTGGGGGTCGATCTGTGGGCCCAGATCTGCCACGGCGCAAGAATCAGCCTGATTGTCGGCATCGGCACGGCACTGGCCGCAGGATTGGGCGGGAGCATAGCCGGGATTGTATCCGGATATACCGGGGGCCTTACCGACATGATCATCATGCGCATGGTGGACGTTTTTCTGGTGCTGCCGGACCTGCCGGTGATGATCGTGCTGGCCGCATTTTTCGGACCCAGCCTGACCTCCATCGTCCTGGTGCTCTCCTGTTTTTCCTGGGTTCACACCGCAAGAATTGTCCGGGCCAGGGTGCTGGCCTTGAAACAGCGCCAGTACATCCGGGCCGCCGAGCTGAACGGCGCATCCGCATTTTACCTGATCCGCCGCCATTTTCTGCCCGAGGTGTTTCCCCTGGCCGCCGTGAGCATGATCCGGCTCACCGGCCGGGCCATTGTGGCCGAGTCAGGACTCTCCTTTTTAGGATTGGGAGATCCAGCCTCCGGGTCATGGGGCCTGATCCTTCACCATGCCACCTCTTTTTCCGGCATCTATTACACCCGGTTCTGGCAGTGGTGGCTGGTGTTCCCCTGGCTTGCCCTGACCCTGATGGTGCTCAGCCTGGCTCTGGTCAGCCGGGACATGGAAAAAATTGCAGATCCCCGGCTGGGAGAAAGGAGTTAA